The Micromonospora sp. NBC_01740 genome includes a window with the following:
- a CDS encoding argininosuccinate synthase: MSTRNNIAPQHIVLAFSGGLDTSVALVWLKERYRCRLTAFIADLGQGEELDTAARKAEKLGADEVRVVDLREEFARDYAFPMYRANALYEGQYLMGSSIGRPLIAAAQVRVAEEVGADAVAHGATGKGNDQIRFEMTFAALRPDLTVISPWREWDLASRSDLLAYAGRHGIELDLSSGERPYSIDSNLLHTSYEGEALEDPAQPAPEGLLFRVRDIADTPDEPETVEIHFQGGNPVGVNGTPLSASAVLEALDEIGRRHGIGRLDIVENRIFGMKTRNIYEAPSGSLLWHAHRAVESLVLDPEVAQLKEELMPKYTALVYRGLWFAPERLMLQTAIDFSQQDVTGDAILRVHRGTVQVIGRRSPHSRYDTAFATFEADDVFDQRDSSGWLRVNTVRFRAGRATRAAKP; this comes from the coding sequence ATGTCGACTCGGAACAACATCGCCCCCCAGCACATCGTGCTCGCCTTCTCCGGCGGGCTCGACACGTCGGTGGCCCTGGTCTGGCTCAAGGAGCGGTACCGCTGCCGGCTGACCGCGTTCATCGCGGACCTCGGGCAGGGCGAGGAGCTGGACACGGCCGCCCGCAAGGCCGAGAAGCTCGGCGCCGACGAGGTGCGGGTGGTCGACCTGCGCGAGGAGTTCGCCCGGGACTACGCCTTCCCCATGTACCGGGCCAACGCCCTCTACGAGGGGCAGTACCTGATGGGGTCCTCCATCGGCCGGCCGCTGATCGCCGCCGCGCAGGTGCGGGTAGCCGAGGAGGTCGGCGCCGACGCCGTGGCGCACGGGGCCACCGGCAAGGGCAACGACCAGATCCGCTTCGAGATGACCTTCGCCGCGCTGCGCCCCGACCTCACGGTGATCAGCCCGTGGCGGGAGTGGGACCTGGCCTCCCGCAGCGACCTGCTCGCGTACGCCGGCAGGCACGGCATCGAGCTGGACCTGAGCAGCGGCGAACGGCCGTACTCCATCGACAGCAACCTGCTGCACACCTCGTACGAGGGCGAGGCGCTGGAGGACCCGGCGCAGCCCGCGCCCGAGGGGCTGCTGTTCCGGGTGCGCGACATCGCCGACACCCCCGACGAGCCCGAGACCGTCGAGATCCACTTCCAGGGCGGCAACCCGGTCGGCGTCAACGGGACTCCCCTGTCCGCCAGCGCCGTGCTGGAGGCGCTCGACGAGATCGGCCGCCGGCACGGCATCGGCCGGCTCGACATCGTGGAGAACCGGATCTTCGGCATGAAGACCCGCAACATCTACGAGGCCCCGTCGGGCAGCCTGCTCTGGCACGCCCACCGGGCGGTGGAGTCGCTGGTGCTCGACCCGGAGGTGGCGCAGCTCAAGGAGGAGCTGATGCCGAAGTACACCGCCCTGGTCTACCGGGGCCTGTGGTTCGCCCCCGAGCGGCTGATGTTGCAGACCGCCATCGACTTCAGCCAGCAGGACGTCACCGGCGACGCGATCCTGCGGGTGCACCGGGGCACCGTCCAGGTGATCGGCCGCCGCTCCCCGCACAGCCGCTACGACACCGCGTTCGCCACCTTCGAGGCGGACGACGTGTTCGACCAGCGCGACTCCTCCGGCTGGCTGCGGGTCAACACCGTCCGCTTCCGGGCCGGGCGGGCCACCCGGGCGGCGAAGCCGTGA
- a CDS encoding flavin reductase family protein — protein sequence MTNQDRAVEFRRTAGAFATGVGIVSSVYDDIPLAMTVNSFTTVSLHPTLVLTCLKHRSRLLTQIRDSGIFAVTVLAADQRDVARWFADARRPSGAAAFAGVRVHRAPATGCLVFSEGLAYFDCRVRDLSDQGDHSVVIGEAVSYGPLNPAKAPLLYLHGSYRSIAPVPPAVSAA from the coding sequence ATGACCAACCAGGACCGGGCAGTGGAGTTCCGCCGTACCGCCGGGGCGTTCGCCACCGGCGTCGGCATCGTCAGCAGCGTGTACGACGACATCCCGCTGGCGATGACGGTCAACTCGTTCACCACCGTCTCACTGCACCCCACCCTGGTCCTGACCTGCCTGAAGCACCGGAGTCGACTGCTCACCCAGATCCGCGACTCCGGCATCTTCGCGGTCACCGTGCTGGCGGCGGACCAACGGGACGTCGCCCGTTGGTTCGCCGACGCCCGGCGGCCCTCCGGCGCGGCCGCGTTCGCCGGCGTCCGGGTGCACCGGGCGCCGGCCACCGGCTGCCTCGTGTTCAGCGAGGGACTGGCCTACTTCGACTGCCGCGTACGCGACCTCTCCGACCAGGGCGACCACTCGGTGGTCATCGGGGAGGCGGTGTCGTACGGCCCACTGAATCCGGCGAAGGCGCCGCTGCTCTATCTCCACGGGTCGTACCGGTCGATCGCGCCGGTGCCCCCGGCGGTGTCGGCCGCGTAA
- the istB gene encoding IS21-like element helper ATPase IstB, translating into MAAKTSRNVASEIAFLTRALKAPSLAASVERLAERARTESWTHEEFLAACLQREVAAREAHGGEGRIRTARFPARKSLEEFDFEHQRSLKRETIAHLGTLDFVASKENVVFLGPPGTGKTHLSIGLGIRACQAGHRVAFATAAQWVSRLADAHHAGRLQDELVKLGRIPLLIVDEVGYIPFEAEAANLFFQLVSNRYERASLIVTSNKPFGRWGEVFGDDVVAAAMIDRLVHHAEVISMKGDSYRLKDRDLGRVPAATKTND; encoded by the coding sequence ATGGCCGCCAAGACCAGCCGCAACGTCGCCTCGGAGATCGCGTTCCTCACCCGCGCCCTCAAGGCGCCGTCTCTGGCTGCCTCAGTCGAGAGGTTGGCGGAACGGGCCAGGACCGAGTCCTGGACGCATGAGGAGTTCCTCGCCGCCTGCCTGCAACGCGAGGTCGCCGCCCGCGAAGCCCACGGCGGGGAAGGACGCATCCGGACAGCGAGATTTCCGGCCCGCAAGAGCCTGGAGGAGTTCGACTTCGAGCACCAACGCTCTCTGAAGCGGGAGACGATCGCTCACCTGGGAACCCTCGACTTCGTGGCGTCGAAGGAGAACGTCGTCTTCTTGGGCCCGCCCGGCACCGGCAAGACGCACCTGTCCATCGGCCTCGGGATCCGGGCCTGCCAGGCCGGGCATCGGGTCGCGTTCGCCACCGCAGCCCAGTGGGTGTCCCGCCTCGCTGATGCCCACCACGCCGGTCGGCTGCAGGACGAGCTGGTCAAACTCGGCCGGATCCCGCTGCTGATCGTCGACGAGGTCGGCTACATCCCCTTCGAAGCAGAAGCCGCGAACCTGTTCTTCCAACTGGTCTCCAACCGCTACGAACGAGCCTCACTGATCGTCACCAGCAACAAGCCCTTCGGAAGGTGGGGCGAAGTGTTCGGCGACGATGTCGTCGCCGCAGCCATGATCGACCGCCTCGTCCACCACGCCGAAGTGATCTCGATGAAGGGCGACAGCTACCGGCTCAAAGACCGCGACCTCGGCCGCGTTCCCGCAGCCACCAAGACCAACGACTGA
- a CDS encoding methionyl-tRNA formyltransferase, whose amino-acid sequence MRIVFFGYGELGATVLRGIAPHHEVLLVLTHRAEFSGLGEPDVELAAAELGLPVRYSATAREPDLHEQLRDLAPELIVSTNWRTRVPAEVLRIPERGAVNTHDALLPAYAGFGAVNWAIRNGEEETGLTVHYMAEELDTGPVITQARVKIGPHDTAGQILERLLAEYVPVTLEALERVAEGHRGEPQPPEGASFYHRIGVEDTRIDWRDSATTICNLVRGQSDPFVNAWTTHRGFRLWVKAATRPTRAHGGTPGRIVKADYGGVVVASGGPGDGDDRGVVLLQVSTETGPPVRAIDYFTTFGEYLH is encoded by the coding sequence GTGAGGATCGTCTTCTTCGGGTACGGCGAGCTCGGCGCGACCGTGCTGCGGGGCATCGCGCCGCACCACGAGGTGCTGCTGGTGCTCACCCACCGGGCCGAGTTCAGCGGGCTCGGCGAGCCGGACGTGGAGCTGGCCGCGGCGGAGCTGGGACTGCCGGTGCGCTACTCGGCCACCGCCCGCGAGCCCGACCTGCACGAGCAGCTGCGCGACCTCGCACCGGAACTCATCGTCTCCACCAACTGGCGGACCCGGGTGCCGGCGGAGGTGCTGCGGATCCCGGAACGCGGCGCGGTCAACACGCACGACGCGCTGCTGCCCGCGTACGCCGGGTTCGGCGCCGTCAACTGGGCCATCCGCAACGGCGAGGAGGAGACCGGCCTCACCGTGCACTACATGGCGGAGGAGCTGGACACCGGCCCGGTCATCACCCAGGCCCGCGTGAAGATCGGCCCGCACGACACCGCCGGCCAGATCCTGGAGCGCCTCCTCGCGGAGTACGTGCCGGTCACGCTCGAGGCGTTGGAGCGGGTCGCCGAGGGCCACCGGGGCGAGCCGCAGCCGCCCGAGGGGGCGTCCTTCTACCACCGGATCGGGGTCGAGGACACCCGCATCGACTGGCGGGACAGCGCCACCACGATCTGCAACCTGGTGCGCGGCCAGTCGGACCCGTTCGTCAACGCGTGGACGACGCACCGGGGGTTCCGGCTGTGGGTCAAGGCCGCCACCCGGCCGACCCGGGCGCACGGCGGCACGCCCGGCCGGATCGTCAAGGCCGACTACGGCGGTGTGGTCGTCGCCAGCGGCGGACCGGGCGACGGCGACGACCGCGGGGTGGTGCTGCTCCAGGTCTCCACCGAGACCGGGCCACCCGTGCGTGCCATCGACTACTTCACCACCTTCGGCGAGTACCTTCACTGA
- a CDS encoding SigE family RNA polymerase sigma factor encodes MTKTFHEFVAHRSPALSRTAYLLTGDHHLAEDLLQSALAKTYQHWRRIRSGDPDAYVRRVMYHHQVSWWRRRRLAERLDPEPSDQPGDDHSDTTALRLTLAAALRQLTPRQRAVVVLRFYEDLTETQVAEVLGCSVGTVKRHGHDAVRRLRAIAPNLVDPAAERIPR; translated from the coding sequence ATGACCAAGACGTTCCACGAGTTCGTGGCGCACCGCTCACCAGCGTTGTCCCGGACGGCCTATCTGCTCACCGGTGATCACCATCTCGCCGAGGATCTGCTGCAGAGCGCGCTGGCGAAGACGTACCAGCACTGGCGGCGCATCCGCAGCGGCGACCCGGATGCCTACGTGCGGCGGGTGATGTACCACCATCAGGTCTCCTGGTGGCGGCGCCGCCGCCTCGCCGAACGGCTGGACCCGGAGCCCAGCGACCAACCCGGCGACGACCACTCCGACACGACCGCCCTGCGGCTCACCCTGGCGGCTGCGCTGCGCCAACTCACCCCGCGCCAACGCGCCGTGGTCGTGCTGCGGTTCTACGAGGACCTGACCGAGACGCAGGTCGCCGAGGTGCTGGGCTGCTCCGTCGGCACGGTGAAGCGGCACGGCCACGATGCGGTACGCCGGCTGCGCGCCATCGCCCCCAACCTGGTCGACCCAGCGGCGGAGAGGATTCCGCGATGA
- a CDS encoding contact-dependent growth inhibition system immunity protein, translating into MTTIEQLEREVWPDPDPDSTFLVRRCTELRRKPVAEFTVEDLRIMLGQQIGVSALLPLAVQVLLRDPLAEGDYYPGDLLFNVLRLSNSAWSNFRAERKRLASTVARLVAGPPFSEPDLRPRDPNWQLRDAMARFLADLRGASAGSQPATHGSGMEYGPGHLRASGLPRLARP; encoded by the coding sequence GTGACGACCATCGAGCAGCTTGAGCGGGAGGTATGGCCGGACCCCGACCCGGACAGCACCTTCCTCGTCCGACGCTGCACCGAGCTGCGGCGCAAGCCGGTAGCAGAGTTCACGGTCGAAGACCTGCGCATCATGCTCGGTCAGCAAATCGGGGTGTCGGCCCTGCTGCCTCTCGCGGTGCAAGTCTTGCTCCGCGATCCCTTGGCCGAGGGTGACTACTATCCGGGCGACCTGCTCTTCAACGTGCTGCGGCTATCAAACTCAGCGTGGTCGAATTTCCGAGCCGAACGGAAGCGCCTGGCCTCGACTGTGGCTCGACTCGTTGCCGGCCCCCCGTTCTCCGAACCTGACCTCAGGCCGCGTGACCCGAACTGGCAGCTGCGCGACGCCATGGCGCGCTTCCTTGCTGATCTTCGAGGTGCCTCGGCGGGATCCCAACCTGCGACACACGGTTCAGGAATGGAGTACGGGCCGGGTCACCTCCGAGCCTCTGGCCTGCCCCGACTGGCTCGGCCGTAG
- the istA gene encoding IS21 family transposase, with amino-acid sequence MLSVEDWAEIRRLHRAERMAIKAICRRLGVSRNTVRKALASHEPPRYQRAAKGSIVDAVEPQIRALLAEFPDMPTTVIMERVGWTRGKTVFADRVQQLRPLFRRPDPVQRTEYLPGELAQCDLWFPPADVPLGFGQVGRPPVLVMVSGYSRWLSAVMIPTRQSPDLLVGHWMLISGWGRVPKALVWDNESAVGQWRAGRPQLTEAMNAFRGTLGIKVIQCRPADPEAKGLVERANGYLETSFLPGRRFASPQDFNAQLTDWLVRANNRQHRMLGCRPLDRWDADRAAMLPLPPVAPVVGWRQTTRLPRDHYVRLDGNDYSVHPAVVGRRVEVTADCDHVTVLCDGRPAARHDRCWASHQSITDPAHRQAAADLRVAAQHTPTTAVDAQVERRPLSDYDRLFGLDVEVAA; translated from the coding sequence GTGCTGAGCGTGGAGGACTGGGCGGAGATCCGTCGGTTGCACCGGGCGGAGCGGATGGCGATCAAGGCCATCTGCCGTCGGCTGGGGGTGTCGCGGAACACGGTGCGCAAGGCCTTGGCCAGTCATGAGCCGCCTCGTTATCAGCGGGCGGCGAAGGGTTCGATCGTGGACGCGGTCGAGCCGCAGATCAGGGCGTTGTTGGCGGAGTTCCCGGACATGCCGACGACGGTGATCATGGAGCGGGTCGGGTGGACCCGTGGCAAGACGGTGTTCGCCGATCGGGTGCAGCAGCTGCGGCCGTTGTTCCGCCGCCCTGACCCGGTTCAGCGGACGGAGTATCTGCCGGGAGAGCTGGCGCAGTGCGACCTGTGGTTCCCGCCGGCGGACGTGCCGTTGGGCTTCGGGCAGGTCGGCCGGCCGCCGGTGCTGGTGATGGTGTCGGGGTATTCGCGGTGGCTGTCAGCGGTGATGATTCCGACCAGGCAGTCGCCGGACCTGCTGGTCGGGCACTGGATGCTGATCTCCGGCTGGGGTCGGGTGCCCAAGGCGTTGGTGTGGGACAACGAGTCTGCGGTCGGGCAGTGGCGGGCCGGGCGGCCGCAGTTGACCGAGGCGATGAACGCCTTCCGCGGCACCCTCGGCATCAAGGTGATCCAGTGCCGGCCGGCGGACCCTGAGGCGAAGGGCCTGGTGGAGCGGGCCAACGGCTATCTGGAGACGTCGTTCCTGCCCGGCCGCCGCTTCGCCTCACCTCAGGACTTCAACGCGCAGCTCACCGACTGGCTGGTGCGGGCGAACAACCGCCAGCACCGGATGCTGGGCTGCCGCCCGCTGGACCGGTGGGACGCCGACCGGGCCGCGATGCTGCCATTGCCACCGGTTGCGCCGGTGGTCGGCTGGCGGCAGACCACCCGCCTGCCCCGCGATCATTACGTGCGCTTGGACGGCAACGACTACTCGGTGCACCCAGCGGTGGTCGGCCGGCGGGTCGAGGTCACCGCCGACTGCGACCACGTGACGGTGCTCTGCGACGGCCGACCCGCGGCCCGGCACGACCGCTGCTGGGCAAGCCATCAGAGCATCACCGATCCCGCCCACCGGCAAGCCGCCGCAGACCTGCGCGTCGCTGCCCAACACACCCCGACGACCGCCGTCGACGCCCAGGTCGAACGCCGGCCGTTGAGCGACTACGACCGCCTGTTCGGCCTGGACGTCGAGGTGGCTGCGTGA
- a CDS encoding DUF4259 domain-containing protein: MPRRDPNLRHTVQEWSTGRVTSEPLACPDWLGRSHHRPIDPFDNDTAADWCGDLHDADPSARSAMVRAALTTAALNTGYLEHDEAVSAIAAAAIVASHMPGGDPITSPCAPDFLLAAIHLRMTPECSCTLEDRSRLT; this comes from the coding sequence GTGCCTCGGCGGGATCCCAACCTGCGACACACGGTTCAGGAATGGAGTACGGGCCGGGTCACCTCCGAGCCTCTGGCCTGCCCCGACTGGCTCGGCCGTAGCCATCATCGCCCGATCGATCCGTTTGACAACGACACTGCCGCCGACTGGTGCGGTGACCTCCACGATGCCGATCCGTCTGCGCGGTCGGCAATGGTTCGCGCTGCCCTGACAACGGCCGCCCTCAACACCGGATACCTCGAGCATGACGAGGCCGTCTCGGCCATCGCTGCGGCAGCGATCGTGGCGTCTCACATGCCCGGCGGAGACCCGATAACCTCGCCGTGCGCACCGGACTTCCTGCTTGCTGCGATACACCTACGCATGACGCCGGAGTGCAGCTGCACTTTGGAAGATCGTTCTCGACTGACCTGA
- a CDS encoding VOC family protein, whose amino-acid sequence MIGRLHSVVLDCPDAEKLAEFYVELTGLEWADSDGYWVTLKGADGHPRLCLQSVADYQPPQWPDPAFPQQAHLDVEVDDIQEAEEAVLRLGATRLRGGGSRNHGFRVYADPVGHPFCLVWGQD is encoded by the coding sequence ATGATCGGTCGACTGCACTCGGTGGTGCTGGACTGTCCGGACGCCGAGAAGTTGGCGGAGTTCTACGTCGAGCTGACCGGCCTGGAGTGGGCCGACAGCGACGGGTACTGGGTGACGTTGAAGGGCGCGGACGGGCATCCCCGCCTCTGCCTCCAGAGCGTCGCCGACTACCAGCCGCCGCAGTGGCCGGATCCGGCCTTCCCGCAGCAGGCCCACCTCGACGTGGAGGTGGACGACATCCAGGAGGCCGAGGAAGCGGTGCTGCGGCTGGGCGCCACCCGGCTGCGCGGCGGCGGCAGCCGCAACCACGGCTTCCGGGTCTACGCCGACCCGGTGGGACACCCGTTCTGCCTGGTCTGGGGTCAGGACTGA